From Domibacillus sp. DTU_2020_1001157_1_SI_ALB_TIR_016, a single genomic window includes:
- a CDS encoding siderophore ABC transporter substrate-binding protein: MKKYLLFIVMAVFAVIAAACSSSTSGEKAETEPAEGNETPKEVTVTHELGETTVPVNPEKVVVFDFGSLDTMAELGIEPVGLPKENIPDYLSKFEDEKYENTGSLKEPDFEKINELAPDLIIISGRQMDLYDQFAEIAPTVYLAVDESNYMESFKKNATTIGQIFDKEAEVKEKLTAIDEKVAALNEKASSMNENGLIILANEGKISAYGPASRFGIIHDVFGVKPADENIEVSTHGQSVSFEYLVETDPDYLFVVDRGAAVVDGESSVKQVVENDLVKSTKAVKNDHVVYLDANVWYLSGGGLQSVLKQADEIEKAISK; encoded by the coding sequence ATGAAAAAATATTTGTTATTTATCGTTATGGCTGTTTTTGCGGTAATCGCAGCGGCATGCAGTTCATCAACTTCCGGCGAGAAAGCCGAAACAGAGCCGGCAGAGGGCAATGAAACACCAAAAGAAGTAACCGTAACACATGAGCTTGGCGAAACAACAGTGCCGGTAAATCCGGAAAAAGTAGTTGTATTTGATTTTGGTTCACTTGATACAATGGCAGAGCTTGGCATTGAGCCAGTCGGCCTTCCAAAAGAAAATATTCCGGATTACCTTTCAAAGTTTGAAGATGAAAAGTATGAAAACACAGGCAGCTTAAAAGAGCCGGATTTTGAAAAAATTAATGAACTTGCACCAGATTTAATCATTATTTCAGGCCGTCAAATGGACTTATACGACCAATTTGCGGAGATTGCGCCGACTGTTTATCTTGCTGTTGATGAGTCGAACTACATGGAATCATTCAAGAAAAATGCAACAACAATCGGTCAAATTTTTGATAAAGAAGCAGAAGTAAAAGAAAAATTAACAGCTATTGATGAAAAAGTAGCGGCACTAAACGAAAAAGCATCATCAATGAACGAAAATGGACTTATTATTTTGGCGAATGAAGGTAAAATCAGTGCGTACGGACCTGCGTCACGCTTCGGTATTATTCATGACGTGTTCGGTGTAAAACCAGCGGATGAAAACATTGAAGTATCTACCCATGGACAAAGCGTTTCATTTGAATACTTAGTGGAAACAGATCCAGACTACTTGTTTGTTGTAGACCGTGGTGCGGCTGTAGTAGACGGGGAATCTTCTGTAAAACAGGTTGTAGAAAATGATCTTGTAAAGAGCACAAAAGCTGTGAAAAACGATCATGTCGTTTACCTTGATGCAAACGTTTGGTACTTATCAGGCGGAGGCTTGCAGTCTGTTTTAAAGCAGGCTGATGAAATTGAAAAAGCGATTAGCAAGTAA
- a CDS encoding ABC transporter permease, with translation MKKRYLVLLLILLSFASLFVGVTTISPLDLFRFSDHQTQIFWQSRVPRLISILIAGVTLSISGFIMQQLSRNKFVSPTTAGTMDSARFGILIALIVFTSAGPFEKMVIAFLFSLAGTFLFMKILDRIKMKDPIFIPLVGLMFGNIISSITTFFAYKHDLIQNMSAWLQGDFSMITAGRYEMLYISIPLVVIAYFFADRFTIAGMGEDFAKNLGLNYKQAVNVGLVIVALSTTLVVLTVGLIPFLGLVVPNIVSIYRGDNLKNSLFDTALLGAVFILFCDILGRIIIFPYEIPIGLTVGVIGSGIFIYLLMRRRDYA, from the coding sequence ATGAAAAAACGTTACTTAGTATTATTGCTTATTTTATTATCTTTTGCTTCACTGTTTGTCGGCGTTACCACTATTTCGCCGTTGGATTTGTTTCGATTTAGCGATCACCAGACGCAGATTTTTTGGCAGAGCCGGGTTCCACGGCTGATCAGTATTTTAATTGCCGGAGTAACGCTCAGTATCAGCGGCTTTATTATGCAGCAGCTGAGCCGTAACAAATTTGTTTCGCCAACTACAGCGGGAACGATGGATTCCGCCCGATTTGGTATCCTCATTGCGCTGATTGTCTTTACGTCGGCTGGTCCATTTGAAAAAATGGTTATTGCTTTTCTGTTTTCCCTTGCCGGCACGTTTCTATTTATGAAGATCCTTGACCGGATTAAAATGAAAGATCCTATTTTTATTCCACTTGTCGGGCTTATGTTCGGAAATATTATCAGTTCCATCACAACATTTTTTGCGTATAAGCACGATTTGATTCAAAACATGTCTGCTTGGCTGCAGGGAGACTTTTCTATGATTACAGCCGGGCGCTATGAAATGCTGTACATAAGTATTCCGCTTGTTGTGATTGCTTACTTCTTCGCCGACCGGTTTACGATCGCCGGAATGGGAGAGGATTTTGCAAAAAATCTCGGCTTGAATTATAAGCAGGCTGTAAACGTTGGTCTCGTTATTGTGGCGCTGTCTACCACACTCGTTGTGCTGACAGTCGGGCTTATTCCGTTTCTTGGTCTCGTTGTTCCGAATATTGTGTCGATTTACCGGGGGGACAATTTAAAAAACAGCTTGTTTGATACCGCGCTTTTAGGAGCCGTATTCATTTTGTTCTGCGATATTCTCGGGCGAATCATCATTTTCCCATATGAAATTCCAATCGGTTTAACGGTTGGCGTTATTGGGAGCGGGATTTTTATTTACTTGCTGATGAGGAGACGGGATTATGCGTGA
- a CDS encoding response regulator transcription factor, translating into MQTVLIAEDEPAISQVLKVYVAKAGFDVVQAFNGTEAVEKFHSISPSLVLLDVMMPGKDGWAVLKEIRESSSCPVIMLTALNDVNYRLDGLNGGADDYISKPFIADEVVARIRAVLRRSDSKRTDENVQHFGSLTIDFTAHRISLGSKDITLTPRDLSLLLFLAAAPNRTFTRDQLLDEVWGHDYDGSDRAVDLSVKRIRKALAKWPSSEGEIKTLRGLGYQFVTAE; encoded by the coding sequence ATGCAGACAGTTTTAATTGCAGAAGATGAACCGGCAATCAGCCAGGTATTAAAGGTATATGTGGCGAAAGCCGGCTTTGATGTTGTACAAGCTTTTAACGGAACAGAAGCGGTTGAAAAGTTTCATTCGATTTCTCCTTCTCTTGTTCTGCTTGATGTGATGATGCCAGGAAAAGATGGCTGGGCGGTATTAAAAGAAATTCGGGAAAGCAGCAGCTGCCCGGTGATTATGCTCACGGCTTTAAATGATGTGAACTACCGGCTGGACGGCTTAAACGGCGGAGCAGACGATTATATCTCTAAACCATTTATCGCCGATGAAGTCGTTGCACGCATACGGGCTGTGCTTCGCCGTTCTGATTCAAAACGCACCGACGAGAATGTACAGCACTTCGGAAGCCTGACGATTGACTTTACTGCGCATCGTATTTCTTTGGGAAGTAAAGACATTACCTTAACACCGCGGGACTTGTCTCTGCTGCTGTTTTTAGCAGCGGCTCCCAACCGGACCTTTACACGGGACCAGCTTTTAGATGAGGTATGGGGGCATGATTATGATGGAAGCGATCGTGCAGTTGATTTATCTGTGAAGAGAATCCGGAAAGCACTGGCAAAGTGGCCGTCATCTGAGGGGGAAATTAAAACATTGCGCGGTTTAGGGTATCAATTTGTTACGGCGGAATAG
- a CDS encoding HAMP domain-containing sensor histidine kinase, giving the protein MLRRNRTRRISLLRYWTTRYAITLALGLLVLAMLSVVWIQHTTLQNRLDVSEFLAAELAGRIAGSQQAGDDSEASSYLDRDMLDVRDELRKMESPPSIFITDANGVIISAGDDNLYKESSFPTAVLEKNSAVQTFSALNDDAIVYLIKKPIMVNDITFGWVVMLQPEDKFADLNDEYRLLAMLIIGSGLLGWAAIYILSRRLARPISAAAAAAKEIRNGNYGVLLKPSRAKEQEVYDLVTSFNDMAVRLEQLESIRAELLAGVTHELKTPVTSISGLLQAVKDDVVTGEEAKEFLTISLKETERMQNMINDLLEFNTFAANALPVSTAPHELNELTGDIVHEWNLARNPDGIPIHFHPYERDLMVLTDPDRLQQIMMNLLNNAAHATETKGQLSVTIRTDESYALIDVADTGIGIPDAERALIFERFYRGENKKYKVRGLGLGLPFSQLLARAMDGDLELKETSPLGTTFTIKLKKQD; this is encoded by the coding sequence TTGTTACGGCGGAATAGAACACGGCGCATTTCACTGCTTCGCTATTGGACAACCCGTTATGCCATTACCCTTGCCCTCGGCCTGCTTGTCCTGGCTATGCTGTCGGTCGTCTGGATTCAGCACACGACTCTTCAAAACCGGCTCGATGTATCCGAGTTTTTAGCAGCAGAGCTTGCCGGCCGCATTGCCGGAAGCCAGCAGGCTGGTGATGACTCTGAGGCATCTTCTTACCTTGACCGGGACATGCTTGATGTACGGGATGAACTGAGAAAAATGGAGTCCCCCCCTTCCATTTTTATTACGGATGCGAATGGTGTGATCATATCCGCTGGTGACGACAACTTGTACAAAGAAAGTTCTTTTCCAACCGCCGTGCTGGAGAAAAACAGTGCAGTGCAGACCTTTTCCGCCTTAAACGATGACGCCATTGTTTACTTGATCAAAAAGCCGATTATGGTAAATGATATCACATTCGGATGGGTCGTCATGCTGCAGCCGGAAGATAAATTTGCTGATTTAAACGATGAATACCGTCTGCTTGCGATGCTTATTATCGGCAGCGGCCTGCTTGGCTGGGCAGCGATTTACATTTTATCGCGCCGGCTTGCACGGCCAATCAGTGCAGCAGCTGCCGCGGCCAAGGAAATTCGCAACGGTAACTATGGAGTACTCCTTAAGCCTTCGAGGGCAAAAGAACAGGAAGTATACGACCTCGTCACGTCTTTTAACGATATGGCTGTCCGCCTTGAACAGCTTGAATCTATTCGTGCTGAACTGCTTGCGGGTGTCACCCACGAGTTAAAAACACCTGTTACCTCAATCAGCGGCCTGCTTCAAGCTGTCAAAGACGACGTTGTTACCGGGGAAGAAGCGAAAGAATTTCTCACGATTTCTTTAAAAGAAACGGAACGAATGCAGAATATGATCAATGACCTGCTCGAATTCAACACGTTTGCAGCCAATGCTCTGCCGGTTTCAACCGCACCGCATGAACTCAATGAACTAACAGGCGACATTGTTCATGAATGGAACTTAGCCCGTAATCCGGATGGCATACCTATTCATTTTCATCCGTATGAGCGGGACTTGATGGTGCTGACGGATCCTGACCGCCTGCAGCAGATTATGATGAACCTGCTCAACAACGCGGCTCATGCTACTGAAACGAAAGGCCAGCTTTCTGTTACGATTCGCACTGATGAATCGTACGCCCTCATTGACGTAGCCGATACGGGAATTGGTATTCCGGATGCTGAAAGAGCCTTGATTTTTGAACGGTTTTACCGTGGAGAAAATAAAAAATATAAAGTCCGCGGCCTCGGTCTCGGTCTCCCGTTCAGCCAGCTGCTTGCCCGGGCCATGGATGGCGACCTGGAGCTGAAGGAAACATCACCTCTTGGCACAACCTTTACGATTAAATTAAAAAAACAGGACTGA
- a CDS encoding MarR family winged helix-turn-helix transcriptional regulator — protein sequence MYKLDDSLGYKLFQSSRLMTNRLNQHFRSNGYPITHEQWQLLSRLFERDGQTQQSLAVLNERDEPSVSRLVANMERNGLVERRPHPTDKRVNLVFLTEESKRMKDDYTAIAFQTIQDASKGIDPAEFEQCLRTLDRIRRNLS from the coding sequence ATGTATAAGCTGGATGATTCACTCGGATATAAGCTGTTTCAAAGCTCGCGTCTGATGACGAACAGGTTGAATCAGCATTTTCGATCCAATGGTTATCCGATTACCCATGAACAATGGCAATTGTTAAGCCGCTTGTTTGAAAGGGACGGTCAAACGCAGCAATCTCTTGCTGTGTTAAATGAACGGGATGAGCCAAGTGTATCGCGTCTTGTTGCAAATATGGAACGAAATGGGCTCGTTGAACGGCGTCCGCATCCGACGGATAAACGGGTAAATCTTGTTTTTTTAACGGAAGAAAGCAAGCGGATGAAGGACGATTATACAGCGATCGCTTTTCAAACCATACAAGATGCATCAAAAGGAATTGATCCGGCTGAATTTGAACAGTGCCTGCGCACGCTGGATCGTATCCGACGCAATTTGTCGTAG
- a CDS encoding ABC transporter ATP-binding protein, translating to MVEVQSISKSYGLKAVVDDVSVNIQKGKITSFIGPNGAGKSTLLSIISRLMSADTGEVLIDGQKVNETKSRDLAKKMAILKQSNHLNLRLSVRDLVAFGRFPYSQGKLTKEDHVHIDEALRYMELEELQDRYLDQLSGGQKQRAFIAMTIAQDTEYILLDEPLNNLDMKHSVQIMKVLRRLADELGKTVLIVIHDINFASVYSDYIVALKDGKIEAQGTVNEIITTLTLKQVYGMDMSIQEINNQKICVYFS from the coding sequence ATGGTAGAAGTGCAGTCTATCTCGAAATCATACGGATTAAAAGCAGTTGTTGATGATGTGTCAGTCAATATTCAAAAGGGAAAAATCACATCGTTTATTGGTCCGAACGGTGCCGGGAAAAGTACGCTTTTATCCATTATCAGCCGCTTAATGAGTGCGGATACTGGTGAAGTGCTGATCGACGGGCAAAAAGTAAACGAAACAAAAAGCAGAGATTTAGCCAAAAAAATGGCTATTTTAAAGCAGTCTAATCATCTAAACCTGCGTTTGTCGGTCCGTGACCTTGTTGCCTTCGGGCGTTTCCCATACTCACAAGGGAAATTAACTAAAGAAGACCATGTTCACATTGACGAAGCGCTTCGTTACATGGAGCTCGAGGAACTGCAGGACCGCTACTTAGACCAGTTGTCCGGCGGGCAAAAGCAGCGGGCGTTTATCGCGATGACCATCGCTCAGGATACCGAGTATATTCTATTAGACGAACCGCTGAACAATTTGGATATGAAGCACTCTGTTCAAATTATGAAAGTGCTGCGCCGCCTTGCAGATGAACTCGGTAAAACGGTTCTGATTGTCATCCATGATATCAATTTTGCTTCTGTGTATTCCGATTATATTGTGGCCCTAAAAGACGGCAAAATTGAAGCGCAGGGAACGGTCAATGAGATTATTACCACGTTGACACTCAAACAGGTATATGGCATGGATATGTCTATTCAGGAAATTAACAATCAAAAAATATGCGTGTATTTTAGCTGA
- a CDS encoding iron chelate uptake ABC transporter family permease subunit: MREKGKLIILIVLAAASIAGYMFIELGPNWDYALPRRAEKIAAIVLTGTVIAVATLLFQTVTNNRILTPSIIGLDSLYMLVQTTLVFFLGSTSLTVMNKQVNFAISIGFMVLFALVLYRLLFRREGQSIYFLLLLGLIFGTFFGSFTSFMQVLIDPNEFQIIQDRMFASFNNVQTEVLMMAAVITAAMLLYLMKFFKYLDVLSLGKETAINLGVEYDYTVKRLLVIIAVLISVATALVGPITFLGLLVVNVAYEMFKTYKHSVLIFASILVSIAALAGGQMIVEHVFTFSTQLSVIINFVGGIYFIYLLLRESKK; encoded by the coding sequence ATGCGTGAAAAGGGCAAACTGATCATACTAATTGTGCTGGCGGCAGCTTCGATAGCCGGCTATATGTTTATTGAGCTTGGGCCTAATTGGGACTATGCTCTGCCAAGACGGGCAGAAAAAATTGCAGCGATTGTGCTGACAGGAACAGTTATTGCAGTCGCTACACTGCTGTTTCAAACGGTAACGAACAACCGGATCTTAACGCCAAGCATTATCGGGCTTGACTCCTTGTATATGCTTGTGCAGACAACACTTGTGTTTTTCCTTGGCTCGACCAGCCTGACAGTCATGAACAAGCAGGTGAACTTTGCGATTTCGATCGGCTTTATGGTACTGTTTGCACTTGTGCTGTACCGGCTGCTTTTTCGCAGAGAAGGGCAGAGCATTTACTTCTTGCTTCTGCTTGGCCTTATTTTCGGTACGTTTTTCGGCAGCTTTACCTCATTTATGCAGGTATTGATTGATCCAAATGAATTTCAAATTATTCAAGACCGGATGTTTGCGAGCTTTAACAATGTCCAGACAGAGGTTTTGATGATGGCAGCCGTGATTACTGCCGCTATGCTGCTGTATTTAATGAAATTTTTTAAGTATCTTGATGTTCTTTCACTCGGAAAAGAAACAGCGATTAACCTTGGAGTTGAGTACGATTACACAGTCAAACGACTGCTTGTTATTATTGCTGTTCTTATTTCCGTTGCCACGGCGCTTGTTGGTCCGATTACGTTTCTTGGACTGCTCGTTGTGAATGTGGCCTATGAAATGTTTAAAACCTATAAACATTCCGTTCTTATTTTTGCTTCGATACTTGTGTCGATTGCGGCACTTGCCGGCGGTCAAATGATCGTTGAACATGTGTTTACTTTTTCTACGCAGCTTAGCGTGATCATTAACTTTGTCGGCGGCATTTACTTTATATACTTATTGTTAAGGGAGAGTAAAAAATAA
- a CDS encoding antibiotic biosynthesis monooxygenase, with protein sequence MFVEMKTITVKPGTSHLVVENFQGKNAMAEMDGFIDKKIWVRSRSKEDEKVIVAIQWESEEAYKGWKKSPIHIAGHRTKREKPDYILDFKNETFVEASLPASV encoded by the coding sequence ATGTTTGTTGAAATGAAAACCATTACGGTAAAACCGGGCACATCGCACTTGGTCGTTGAGAACTTTCAAGGAAAAAATGCTATGGCGGAAATGGATGGCTTTATCGATAAAAAAATTTGGGTCCGTTCACGCAGCAAAGAAGATGAAAAAGTGATTGTGGCGATCCAGTGGGAATCAGAAGAAGCCTATAAAGGGTGGAAGAAAAGCCCGATTCACATTGCCGGTCACCGCACAAAACGGGAAAAACCGGATTACATCCTGGATTTCAAAAATGAAACGTTTGTAGAAGCATCATTGCCCGCATCCGTTTAA
- a CDS encoding sugar ABC transporter substrate-binding protein, with protein sequence MKKKFFLFMALMVALTAVLAGCRGGEGADGEEKLKIGVALPDFDDKWLSYLQDGMTDYEKKAGDIEGVYVDAMNDAAKQMSQVETFISQGVDAIAIVPVDTESVGTIVDMANAAEIPIVVVNRTYKDIEDATAFVGGNSIDSGIMQMEEVAKLLGGKGNIAIMNGIPGHEAEIKRTEGNKQIIDKNPGMKVVLEKNADFDRAKGMTLMENWLQSGKKIDAVVANNDEMAIGAIMALEAAGKLEEVTVAGIDGTPDALEYVKSGKLKVSVFQDAAGQGSKGLEIAAKAAKGEEVEKMNYIPFELITPENVETFEKKWQ encoded by the coding sequence ATGAAGAAAAAGTTTTTTCTGTTCATGGCATTGATGGTAGCACTAACAGCTGTATTGGCAGGATGTAGAGGCGGGGAAGGTGCAGATGGGGAGGAAAAATTAAAAATCGGTGTGGCACTCCCAGACTTTGATGATAAATGGCTCAGCTACCTGCAAGATGGTATGACAGATTACGAGAAAAAAGCTGGCGATATTGAAGGTGTTTATGTAGATGCAATGAATGACGCAGCGAAGCAAATGTCTCAGGTTGAAACGTTTATTTCCCAAGGTGTAGACGCAATTGCAATCGTACCCGTTGATACAGAATCTGTAGGCACGATCGTAGACATGGCAAATGCAGCAGAAATTCCAATTGTTGTCGTGAACCGTACGTATAAAGATATTGAAGATGCAACAGCATTCGTTGGCGGAAACTCAATTGATTCAGGGATTATGCAAATGGAAGAAGTCGCAAAACTTCTTGGCGGCAAAGGAAATATTGCCATTATGAACGGTATTCCAGGACATGAAGCCGAAATCAAGCGTACAGAAGGAAACAAACAGATTATCGACAAAAATCCTGGCATGAAAGTTGTACTTGAGAAAAATGCTGACTTCGACCGTGCAAAAGGGATGACATTAATGGAAAACTGGCTGCAATCAGGTAAGAAAATTGACGCTGTTGTAGCAAATAACGATGAAATGGCCATTGGCGCGATCATGGCACTTGAAGCAGCTGGCAAGCTTGAAGAAGTAACTGTAGCAGGCATTGACGGTACACCGGATGCACTTGAATATGTAAAGTCAGGAAAGCTGAAAGTTTCTGTATTCCAAGATGCGGCTGGCCAAGGTTCAAAAGGGCTTGAAATTGCAGCGAAAGCGGCAAAAGGTGAAGAAGTAGAAAAAATGAATTACATTCCATTTGAATTGATCACACCAGAAAATGTAGAAACATTCGAGAAAAAGTGGCAATAA
- a CDS encoding MMPL family transporter, whose product MKKQSFAIQFWKPILILWLIAAAVFGFFAAKLPAKLEGDGFRTDGDYEVVQQELHDTFHFPEQTLLVLFEKRNHESSKTFQTNISSVLDEIDQTVSPSAIDSPLEKKEWLKEDSAYAAIHFDDQSKPMDPVIDDVRAILAKEDGISLTGGPVISKDINQASQDDLKRAELIGLPVALIVLLLALGTVVASILPLVIGGITIIVGFGILSFIADSVDLAIFILNIAPMLGLALSIDFSLLFINRYKEERSRGRSIDEAIRITQAKAGHSILFSALCVFIGLGSVLLIDIDIFKNVAIGGMTVIAVAVIASMTLLPALLKLLGSRIYKGRILRVSGNSASRWRLFARFVMKRPVLVALLALFLLGTAVIPVKNMHLAIPAADSLPTTFESRTAYDKIEENFMKDTASTVYAVAERKNGWLDEDGLTVTKELEQKLKRSETVSGVETLFSISGQRDPAVLAASLENPQTAAKLEPAIESFIQGDKLLLPISLNAEAASDEAQTVVRNWSEDDWPVKITFGGQPKFNQELYDEIFDKAAPVLAVILISTFFILMIAFRSVLIPLKAIIMNVLSLAATFGILVWLFQGGHLGMEPASVSLILPVLVFSLVFGLSMDYEVFLISRIREFYMDTYNNAYATVEGLASTSKIITSAAAIMIAITGAFAFTGVVPVKQIGIGIAIAIAIDATIVRLLLVPSLMKLLGAANWWMPFQKKSKKQSSI is encoded by the coding sequence ATGAAAAAACAATCGTTTGCAATTCAATTCTGGAAACCGATTCTTATTCTTTGGCTGATTGCGGCGGCTGTTTTTGGATTCTTTGCCGCTAAGCTTCCTGCCAAGCTTGAAGGAGACGGTTTTCGGACAGATGGTGACTATGAAGTGGTTCAGCAGGAGCTGCATGATACATTTCATTTTCCGGAACAGACCCTGCTCGTTTTATTTGAAAAGAGGAATCATGAATCATCTAAGACCTTTCAAACAAACATCAGCTCGGTCTTAGATGAAATTGATCAGACTGTATCGCCATCTGCCATCGATTCACCTCTTGAAAAAAAAGAATGGCTGAAAGAGGACAGCGCTTATGCCGCCATTCATTTTGATGATCAGTCAAAGCCAATGGATCCTGTGATTGATGACGTGCGGGCTATTTTGGCAAAAGAAGACGGTATCTCGCTGACAGGCGGACCTGTTATCTCAAAAGATATTAATCAAGCGAGCCAGGATGACTTAAAACGAGCCGAACTGATTGGACTGCCTGTGGCACTTATCGTGCTCCTGCTTGCTCTTGGAACCGTGGTCGCTTCGATTCTTCCACTTGTGATTGGCGGAATTACGATCATTGTCGGCTTCGGGATTTTATCGTTTATAGCCGACTCGGTTGATTTGGCTATCTTCATTTTAAATATCGCTCCAATGCTTGGACTGGCACTGTCGATTGACTTTTCACTTTTGTTTATTAATCGTTATAAAGAAGAACGCTCCCGTGGCCGGTCAATCGATGAAGCAATCCGGATTACACAGGCAAAAGCCGGCCACTCCATTCTTTTTTCCGCTTTATGCGTATTTATCGGGCTTGGTTCAGTGCTGCTGATCGACATTGATATTTTTAAAAATGTGGCTATTGGCGGCATGACTGTTATTGCGGTCGCGGTGATCGCGTCCATGACACTGCTTCCGGCGCTCCTAAAGCTTCTTGGCAGCCGGATTTATAAAGGACGGATTTTGCGCGTCTCTGGAAACTCTGCCAGCCGGTGGCGCTTATTTGCCCGATTCGTGATGAAGCGTCCTGTTTTAGTCGCGCTGCTTGCTCTTTTTCTGCTCGGCACAGCGGTCATTCCAGTGAAAAACATGCACCTGGCCATTCCAGCAGCAGATTCATTGCCGACTACGTTCGAATCCCGCACGGCTTACGACAAAATTGAAGAGAACTTCATGAAAGATACGGCTTCAACGGTGTATGCAGTCGCTGAACGAAAAAACGGCTGGCTTGATGAAGACGGATTAACGGTTACAAAAGAACTGGAACAGAAATTAAAGCGGAGCGAAACCGTGAGCGGTGTAGAAACCTTGTTTTCCATAAGCGGCCAGCGTGATCCGGCTGTACTTGCGGCTTCCCTTGAAAATCCGCAAACAGCCGCAAAGCTTGAGCCGGCAATTGAAAGCTTTATTCAGGGAGACAAGCTCTTGCTTCCCATTTCTCTTAACGCAGAAGCCGCCTCTGACGAAGCTCAGACAGTGGTTCGGAACTGGAGCGAAGACGACTGGCCGGTAAAGATTACATTTGGCGGCCAGCCTAAATTTAACCAGGAGCTGTATGATGAAATTTTTGATAAAGCAGCCCCTGTGCTGGCGGTTATCTTGATTTCAACCTTTTTTATTTTAATGATCGCGTTCCGGTCGGTTCTGATTCCGCTCAAAGCGATTATCATGAATGTTCTCAGCCTTGCTGCTACGTTTGGTATCCTTGTCTGGCTGTTTCAAGGAGGGCATCTGGGAATGGAACCGGCTTCTGTTTCTCTTATTCTGCCAGTGCTCGTTTTCAGTCTCGTGTTTGGCTTAAGCATGGACTATGAAGTGTTTCTCATCTCTCGCATTCGCGAATTTTATATGGACACATATAACAATGCGTATGCGACCGTAGAAGGGCTTGCAAGCACAAGTAAAATTATCACTTCCGCTGCTGCCATTATGATCGCCATTACCGGCGCTTTTGCTTTTACCGGCGTTGTGCCAGTAAAACAAATTGGAATCGGTATTGCGATTGCCATTGCGATCGATGCGACCATCGTGCGCCTGCTGCTTGTGCCCAGCTTAATGAAACTGCTTGGCGCAGCCAACTGGTGGATGCCGTTTCAAAAAAAGTCAAAAAAGCAGTCTTCTATTTAA